GAAGATTGAAGATGAGAAGTTAGATCTTACACACGATCAGCGTGAGAGAGCTATGTGGGAATATGAGCACGCAGTAGTTGAAATAGAGGCGTGGAAAACGCACCTTTTAAGAGCATTTCATCAAGACCTAGCGAGACTGGACGCCCTCAGTAGTTTAGATGAGGAAACAGTCATTGTGATAAATGATTGGGCAATGAAGTTTTTGCCAATGAGATTTAGAGAAACACAATCTCAATGGTTTGGCAAGCGTGGCATCAGCTGGCATTTTTCTGCAGTTATCCATATGGCAAACCATCCTGACTGCCAGTGTACAACTACCAGTATGAATGGTTTCAAGATCCACACCTATATTGTGGTTTTAGATTCATGCAAGCAGGACTGGTTTGCAGTGTCATGTATACTAGAGGAGGTACTGTCAGTAGTGAAGGCAAGCCACCCCACCGTAACACAGGCAAAAGTCAGGAGTGATAATGCGGGCTGTTATCACTGTACGGCCCTTCTGACCACTATCAACAATAGCAGCAACAGAAGTGGAATTGAAGTGAAGAGATACGACTTTTCGGAACCTCAAGCCGGAAAAGATCTGTGCGATAGGAAGATTGCGCCCTGTAAACAACGATTGAGAAATTACGTGTCTGAGAACCACAACATAGAAAATGCCCATGACATCAAGGAAGGCCTAGAGTCACCACCTGCTATGGATTGTACTAGAGTAGCCGTTTGCAAAATCGACC
The Acropora muricata isolate sample 2 chromosome 3, ASM3666990v1, whole genome shotgun sequence genome window above contains:
- the LOC136910380 gene encoding uncharacterized protein; this translates as MRFRETQSQWFGKRGISWHFSAVIHMANHPDCQCTTTSMNGFKIHTYIVVLDSCKQDWFAVSCILEEVLSVVKASHPTVTQAKVRSDNAGCYHCTALLTTINNSSNRSGIEVKRYDFSEPQAGKDLCDRKIAPCKQRLRNYVSENHNIENAHDIKEGLESPPAMDCTRVAVCKIDPSKVCPSIANNKITGILKFNNFSYDEGGVRVWQAYGIGEGVYFDEFEAKQDVSGLERDGEWSAAVEKQRKQAKPKSNGSTRDPGSTYSCLDPACILTFDSI